Below is a window of uncultured Sphaerochaeta sp. DNA.
GCCGATGGCTGCAGGGGCATTAGCAGTGGAAACTTGTGTTTTTTTCAATTGAAACATCATATGATAAATTCTCCTCTTTCTCTTAATAGATATGTTTTTCAGTCGTATCTTTCCAGATAAATCTACTGACCAACACAGCGTATCATAAAATGAGAAGAATTGCATTGTTTAGGTATGGAAACTCACTGTCTTATAGGATTGTAAGGAGCTCTTCCGGGCTACGGACTACGGCAAGCGTAGTCTCATCCTTCATATGCCCCCTGGGAAATCCGAACCCCCAGTCCACTGCAATAAAGGGAACCTTTGCCTCCATTGCTCCTTTTTGGTCATGATACGTATCCCCGATAAGTACTGCATCGTTTGCTTCAATCGAAAGGTCATTGAGTACCTTGTTTACGATATCTGCCTTTGAGAGCGTTGAATCCAGATCAGCGCCCCGGATGGAATCGAAATACCCATCAAGATTGAAATGTTCCATCATCTGTTTCGCCAGAAGTTCATACTTCAAAGTGCCCACTGCAAGGAGATATCCTCTCTTTTTCAAGGTGGATAATAGTTGCGGGATACCTGTATAGGGATGAGCATTGAAGCGTCCATGAGTGTCGTATTCAACCCGGTAGAGAGAAATTGCTTCATCTATCAGGGAGGGTTCAAGATTGTACACTTTCACAAAACATTGCGTTATGGGGGGGCCGATGAATTTACTCAGCTGGTTCACATCATGCTCTGGAGGTAATCCCAGCTTCTCTATCGCGGCATTAGCCGATGCGAATATCCCTGGAGAGGTATTCATGAGTGTCCCGTCAAGGTCAAAAATTGCAAGTTTGAAGTTCATGCATGCACCATATGCAAAATCCAATCTTGTATCAAGCCGTTTGAGGCTACAAGATCACACCTCTCATCAGTAAACGGTTGTCCAGGGTCTGCACTCTCCAGCTTCCCCCCTGCTTCTTGGACGATAAGCATCCCAGCTGCAAGGTCATAGTATCCCAGACATCGTTCAAAGTATCCATCAAACCTACCAGCAGCAATATAGGAAAGCTCCAAAGCACAGGAACCAAGGGAACGGAAATCACTGGTAGCCAAGAAGATTCTTCGCATACGTTCAAAATATTCATCCGCCAGGTCATGACGGCGATGTGGGGGCACGCAGACCATCAAGGCTTTGGAGACATCATCGATATCACTTACCCTGATCGGTTGTCCATTCAGAAATGCACCATGGCCTTTGCTTGCCCAGAACAACTCCTGTTGCCTTGGATTATAGACCACCCCTACCAGGGGCTTGAACGGTTCCATTTCCCAGGCAATGCTGATCGTATAATTGGGGATTGAGCGAAAGAAATTGGTTGTACCGTCAATGGGATCTATCACCCAGCGACCCATCTCATGCGTACCAGTCTTTCCACTCTCTTCCCCAAAAATCGCATCACTAGGAAAGTGCTCCTTGAGTATCTTGATGATGTGATGTTCAGCTGCTTGATCAGTCTCAGTAACAAAATCATTCTTTTGTTTGCTTCTCACTGATATATGTTTTGCTTTACCAGCTTCCAGGACCAGTGACCCAGCTGATTTGGCTGCCTGTAAGGCAACTTCAAGGTGGTGTGCTATATGTTGTTCTTGATTCATCTCATTCTCTTCTTTTCAAGGATCCTGTCACCTAAATTGACTGAATATTTCCAATCAGCTTGGGAAAAATCTTCAAAACGAATTACTTGCTCTTCTGCTTCCAGCAGTTTCCCACTAATATTGTATCCAAGATAGAGAACATTCCAGATGGTCTTGTTCTGTGTATACATGATGGCCCCGATGTGCTTCTTCCTATCCCAAGCACGGAGAACATCGCCTTTCTCTGCCATCAAGACAACGGTAATATCGTACCCAGGGATGGTAAACATTTTATCTTTTTTGTCGCTCAGTTGTGCTTGTCTTGCTTGCTCAATTAAACCAGCCGTACC
It encodes the following:
- a CDS encoding inositol monophosphatase family protein, with amino-acid sequence MNQEQHIAHHLEVALQAAKSAGSLVLEAGKAKHISVRSKQKNDFVTETDQAAEHHIIKILKEHFPSDAIFGEESGKTGTHEMGRWVIDPIDGTTNFFRSIPNYTISIAWEMEPFKPLVGVVYNPRQQELFWASKGHGAFLNGQPIRVSDIDDVSKALMVCVPPHRRHDLADEYFERMRRIFLATSDFRSLGSCALELSYIAAGRFDGYFERCLGYYDLAAGMLIVQEAGGKLESADPGQPFTDERCDLVASNGLIQDWILHMVHA
- a CDS encoding HAD hydrolase-like protein, translated to MNFKLAIFDLDGTLMNTSPGIFASANAAIEKLGLPPEHDVNQLSKFIGPPITQCFVKVYNLEPSLIDEAISLYRVEYDTHGRFNAHPYTGIPQLLSTLKKRGYLLAVGTLKYELLAKQMMEHFNLDGYFDSIRGADLDSTLSKADIVNKVLNDLSIEANDAVLIGDTYHDQKGAMEAKVPFIAVDWGFGFPRGHMKDETTLAVVRSPEELLTIL